AATTTTGATAATTTAGATGTTAAGCACTTTAAATAAATAGGATATTCAGCTTGAGAAACTAAATGTTTTACTAAAAAGCTACCTATACCTCGATTACGCCAATTTGGAACAACAAAAATACTACCCAACTCCTGAGTGAATTTAAAGTTTCTTAATTGCCCGAAAGCTATTAAATGATTATTAGCTTCAATAATCCAAAATTGTTTCCATTTTAATTGAGATGGTTCTAGCTT
Above is a window of Nostoc sp. MS1 DNA encoding:
- a CDS encoding GNAT family N-acetyltransferase — translated: MWLIIFWTFIAKLEPSQLKWKQFWIIEANNHLIAFGQLRNFKFTQELGSIFVVPNWRNRGIGSFLVKHLVSQAEYPIYLKCLTSKLSKFYINKGFVPVSFEEVPSSIKHKYYFSIFRKNFFKAFVMFMKYEKSN